DNA from Hippoglossus hippoglossus isolate fHipHip1 chromosome 13, fHipHip1.pri, whole genome shotgun sequence:
CGATATATGAAAAGACGGATTGAATTACACCAGAAACACTTTATCGATCAATCTGCGACATCTCATTGCTCCCTGAGACATTTTTATGCCCTTTTaacactttgaccttttacagAAAAAATGACTGGCAGATAACTTGATTGTACGGTCGTCCTActattaaacaaatgagatggTGGTCACCTTGGTGCATGTGATTGACTTGATTCTGTGGGAAAGGCTGTGTCACCACCTGCACACTGCAGAAGCTCAGACAGGGACCACGTTTTGAATTCTTCAGGCCCGGCTGGCCCCGGTGTCGTCCTGCATCAGAACCACACTGGCAGGACAGGTTCTAATTGGAGAGCAGGTCGGAGCAGGTCGTTACATTGGTGAGTTTCCAGAGCATGCAGCTGaacagcaggaggagctggatgtTAACAAGGAGCTCAGGTAAACCAGGGTTATGGATGAGCTGTGGCGTTTCCACAGGGAAGGAGCTGGGTTCatatcacagactgtaaataaagatggacgacgcatttCCAATTCCTGCTGCTGTCCACAAATCAATTGTGATGTTTCACCCTAAAACGAACGATTACATCAGTGAAATAAGAACCACCTGAAAAAacctgtctctctatctatatgtctatctgtctgtctgtctctctatctatctgtctctctatctatctgtctgtctgtctgtctgtctgtctgtctgtctgtctgtctgtctgtctatctatctgtctctctatctatctgtctctctatctatctgtctgtctgtctgtccatctatctgtctctctatctatctgtctctctatctatctgtctgtctgtctgtctatctatccgtctctctatccatctatctgtctctctatctatctgtctgtctgtctgtctgtccatctatctatctgtctctctatctatctgtctgtctgtctgtctatctgtctctctatctatctgtctgtctgtctgtctgtccatctatctatctgtctctctatctatctgtctgtctgtctgtctatctgtctctctatccatctatctatctgtctatctgtctctctatctatctgtctctctatctatctgtctgtctgtctgtctgtccatctatctgtctctctattcatttatctatctatctatctatctgtctctctacctaTCCATCTATttgtctatccatctatctatcagtccgtctgtctgtctgtggatgAATGCCGCCTGTGTAATTAGTGCCTGCTGGCAGTATTTgttctcctcatccctctctcgtcctctctcactctccctttATTATCCGTAGctcgtttccccccccccactccaccaGGCAATAAAAACGGCTGAGAGCTCGGGCGTCGATCGCTGCCTCACGTTGCTGCTCAGCTGAcagcagaagagaggaagaaagggaggagaggaggaggaggaggacagagggagacagaaggagatggcgtaagagagagagagagagagagagcgagagagagagagagagagagagagagagagagagagagagagagagagagagagagagttttgtgtctgcagctgctcGACTGACAGAGGATGGAGAACAGACTGtgctctatgtgtgtgtttcctaagacagtgtgtgtgttccctcatactgtgtgtgtgactgtgtgtgtgtgtgtgtgtgtttcctaagacagtgtgtgtgttccctcatactgtgtgtgtgactgtgtgtgtgtgtgtgtgtgtttcctaagacagtgtgtgtgttccctcatactgtgtgtgtgactgtgtgtgtgtgtgttgcttctcAATGCGTTTGCAGGGCCCGGTGTGAAGAAGAGGAACCATGCAGAGAGATGAAGAGCTTTGTTTTGATAGTGAGATGGAGGAAGCATTGACCTAAATACTCAAAGCATGTTTcccacagaggaaatgagccTCTTACACCAgtgatctgctgcagctcatcgGCTCCTCAGCTCCTCGGCTCCTCGGCTCCTCGGCTCCTCGGCTAACAGGGAGAGATTTAATGACCCAATACCAGAATAATGAATCAAATATAATTAGTTTATACAGTTTAAACACAATGATACATTCTGTGATCGGAGAGGTGCCCTAATGTGATCACGTCTGAATTCACCACGGAGTtttatctgcaccaaattacacacactcataaatatcagtgtcTTCAGAAGCTCCGCCCACACTTCCAGTGGATAACAGTATAACAGTCGAGGTGTTGAAGGTTGTCTGAGGCCGGAGGTCGTCTTCCCATCGACCAATGAAGGTAGAGGAATGACTCTATGATCTCGTTCCCCATGTAACAGTTGAtagtttcatattttattatgcACATCTGTTTATGACTGTTCCACTGGACACCACTTATTCTGGATCAGAAACCTTGGTCTCACTGTCACGGCCCCTTCACCTCCTCGTCCCGAGCACGACCACGGATACGCTTGTtcctgattggctgggacaGTGTTGTGCTGTTCAGGTCGtccatctgtctttgtttcccaAACACAGAGCCCGGGTTGTGTGTCGACGGTTCTTGTGggtgcacacacagaaagtgcAGAGAGCAGAAGCTGTGTTTCATGGAGGGACAGCGATGCTctgtgagaagcagcagcaacaacagcctCGGCCCTGAGGGGAACTCGAGAGGATTCCCTTCAAACCGTTCTCATCATAATCaacaataaatcattttatttgactgtgGATGCAAAGTAAATAAACGCTGCGAGGTGCAAACATAATGAATCCAagcaaatgaggaaaaacagagacggtgtgcttcactgtgtgtgtgtgtgtgtgtgtgtgtgtgtgtgtgtgtgtgtgtgtgtgtgtgtgtgtgtgtgcgtgtgtgtgtgtgtgtgtgtgtgtgtgtgtgtgagagagtgattGAGGGAATTGGTCCTTGTGGGTCGAGACAATTGAATTTATATAAAGCCCAATCAGGTGTGaatatgtatgaatgtgtgtgtttgagggtaATGAGTCccagcgagtgtgtgtgtgtgtgtgtgtgtgtgtgtgtgtgtgtgtgtgtgtgtgtgtgtgtgtgtgtgtgtgtgtgcgactgcTCCGCCCTCCTATAAAACCCACTTTATGTGCAGATTTATTGGAGCCATTGACTTTATTATTTATGGGGAACATGGTTTACTGAGGAGCCGACacacctcagcagcagcagcagcagtgtgtgagtgtgtgagtgtgtgagtgtgtgagtgtgtgagtggatCTACACCTTCTTTAAATCTCACCATCAGCTCAGGGTTTCCAGATGTGCAGTGATTAGAACTGTCACTTCAACAAGCAACAAGGCTgtgggttatgtgtgtgtgtgtgtgtgtgtgtgtgtgtgtgtgtgtgtgtgtgtgtgtgtgtgtgtgtgtgtgtgtgtgtgtgtgtgtgtgtgtgtgtgtgtgtgtctgtgtgtgtcggtgaTGAGGAGTCCTGAAGGAGATTAACAGGAAACAAAGGTGCCCactctgtttcctgttcttCTAATGGGACCTGATGGGGGGGGTTAATTCAACTCTACAACCCACTTCCCACCTTTTAATGTGAAATCCCAGCCAGCGTTCTGCatagtcacttcctgtttatgtGAGCCTCCAGTGATTGTCactacatttaatttgttttccaaCTTTATCTCCGAATCCAAAACCTCAGCACAGTCGCTGATGCATGAACACGggacaagatggtgaacatCCCCCTCGTGACCACCAGGGGGATGTTAGGGACACGCCCACCACAGGCTGAGTGGTGGGCGTGGCCACCAAAGATCGAGTCTCGATGACCATTCAAAGCTTTTTTACATTACCGTGTTATAACCATTGTTACCAACCAGTGCAACTACTTTTTCTAGCACTTTTTCTAAAGTTGCTGACTGACAGTTGCTCAGAGGCTGTGACAGTCATGTTCTCCCTAACGACCAAACTGCCCCAGGGATCCGTTTTAAATTCTCCCCTCATGTCTTTATTCCGTCGTCCCTCTGAATTCAGTCATTTTCCTGCCGACGCCGGTTTCCAACCGTCACCGGAGCAGTTGATCACACATCCAGGACTTCCTCCCCCAGATCCATTTCCATTTGCCAAGAAACGGGTCCACTCCATCAGTGTTGGAGTCGTTCCCGGTGCCAAAAGCCTCTTGTTAAACAATGCGCCCACTgaccggggggggggagccggCAAATCATTACTGCAAACACTCTGGATTCAAGGAGCAGTCGGAATCTAAACGATTCACTGAGAGACATTGGCATCAGTTTTCACTTGTTAAGCATCCTTGTCTCAGTCAGTGTTAACAGACCTTGTGtcatggaggaggagcagagagagcacGACGTCTCTCCTGATGCTCACGGGCATCGAACGTGTGTCACTGCTGTGGTCGCCTGGAACGTCTGATTCTGGTTATTCATCTTTTGGATTTAAAGATCAGTTTATCGCTTTGAAGTGAAGTTCATACCACATCCGTCCAGCAGGTTCCGTGCtgatccatccagtagttttgtGTAACGCTGCTCATTGTGTCAGATGTTCTCCTGCGTGCTCCTGACCTCTGAGGTGTAGCAGGTGACCTCTGGATagtgtgttcacaacaatgtgtTTAAAAGCCATTTTAAAGCCTGGTTTTATCCGATCATCACTTCACTCAATGAAATACAGAGAGACACGTCTGGGAGGATTAAAGACAAGTCGTCCACGCGTCCCTCAAACAGGACAGACGAACCATTCCTGTTCCAGTCTGCGACTACAAATAAGAAGCCGAGCAGACTGGAACAGACCTGAGCTTTTTAATTGATTAGTTAAGTGACAATTCACTTACGCATGACGGGCGCGTGTATCTTATTTTCCTTCCTGCACATTCACAGAATAAATTAGGGCTCTAATGGGAAGAGGCGTTCCCTGACCTTCCTCTGCAGGCTAATTTGTCTTTGACGGTGTCCTTCAGGAAAAGTTTCTGAGTGGATGCGTCCTCGTCTTCCTGCTCCTGTGCATGTAACTGCACCGCGGCAGAAACCAGGGCAGTGTGACACCACAGCACGGGCCCGTCCTCCTGGATTCGTTATTACAGGGACGTTGATTCGGTGGATTCAGCACCCGGGTGGAGTTCTTCGTCACCAGCTGAGTTTGCTGTTTCCCAAAATATCGACCCCAGTGGCTCAGTGACACTCGGGCCCGCAGAGAGTCGCAGGTAGTTCCCATAACAACGGGACATTTTCATATCTGTGCTTATGAAAGACTCAAGTCAGCACAATAATCACATTTCTAGGCCAAAGCTGATCCCTGTtaggaggacacacacacacacacacacacacacacacacacacacacacacacacacacacacacacacacacacacacacacacggagggggctcacattttaaaaacatctacGCCTCAGAACTCTGGTGGATTAAAGttctgaggaaacactgagtaACTGACctgttttcacacattctcaagatacaacaaagaaaactgaataaaataaacctttCAGGTGCCTCAGGTTTTCATCCCGTCTTCTGCTCGGTGAGCGAATCAGTCGTAAATAGGTAATAATTCAGATTCATGCTGCTCCAGTGGAAAAACAGATTTGTTCTCCGGCCTGTGCACGTTGCTGGAAACCTTCTTTCCCGTCGTTCTGTACATTTCTGCACCAATTTGTCTTGTTTGCACGACTTCAGTTTGTAAAATGATCATTGTCTTCTTCTTGCTGACAAACAGTGGCACCtacattaatattttattagtgTGAATGTAGCAGAGTTGTGGACGGTCACAGTCATCCAGTAGCAGAACCCTGACAGGATCACGTCCCCCTGCTGACCTGAGAGCAGCCTGGAGACAGCAGCTGGTAAACATcacatctgctgctctgctggatgCATGAGGCGGAGGCTTGTGGAGGGCCGGAGGTCAGTGAAGCACATTTTCAGTACATGTACAGTTCATCACATGTTGGAGGAGGAAGGATTTAAAATCAGTAACCGACAAATGTGTCATCTGCAACATCAAGGTCACTGAGACATAACGACCAAGAACCTGAGGGGTAGGGTTTGCTCAGCTTTCATCTTTATACTTTATTACTTATAGATAAGGGAGTGGTGCACACGCTAAAGAAACAGGACAACTAACTTCCCTGAGAAGCCGTCTCTCGGGTTTTATGTTTCCTGGTTTTaccaacaaagaaaacattgaatCTGAGTTGAGATCAAATCTCGTCCAAACGATTTCACGAATGAGACCCAGTGACTTTGTCCACCGCTCTTtgtcctcccactgtccagagaTGCAAATGTCCTGGATACGACTGCGGCCATCTTGCAGTCTGCAGAGTAACAATCTTGGTGTGGAGCTGTCACTCtagtttttatataatcaaataactaatgaaacCCAGATGATCCCAAAGGAAATTTCataaaatagacaaaaatacaaaacaaggcCAAGACAACTAAACGTTAGCACATTGCATGAATGTGTCAGATGTTTTCAGCCTCAGCAGAAGTTCGGTGTtcaacctgcagcagcagacggACGGAGACTCCGTCCAGACCTCAGGTGGAAGCTCGTCCCACAGCTGTGAACCCAGAGTCTGACGGAGAGGAGCGAGCACGCCGTCCTCTCAGTGACGGGCTGCCAGAGGGCGCGCCGCGGTCAGGGCccgggtcggggggggggggggggggggggtggaggcgAGCTCCTCACTACCCTGCAGCTGGAACTCAGTATTTTACCTTGTTTAAAACTGAGAACacgtgagtgtgtttgtctgaataCAAACTGTGGCACTCGGCTGAGCTGACAGCTGTGTGCCGCAGCGTGTTTACACAGATTTATTCTgcacagcaacagcaacacaaccaAAAACCATATTGAAATGACAACACGGCTATCTgagcaaaacacaacacaaaacacacacacagtttggagAAGTTGGAGGCGACGTTTATTGTGTGATTTGTGCTTATgcatatatagatttttttttaatatgatgcacgtaaaaatatcacattcaaagagaaatgaacttttcttttgttggtgGGGAAAGTAGCAGCTGAGCTCCtctggtgcaggtggaggtgcagatggaggtggaggtggaggtggaggtgcaggtgcaggtggaggtggaggtgcaggtgcaggtgcaggtggaggtggaggtgcaggtggaggtgcagatggaggtggaggtgcaggtgcaggtgcaggtgcaggtggaggtggaggtggaggtggaggtggaggtggaggtggaggtgcaggtggaggtgcaggtggaggtgcaggtgcaggtggaggtggaggtgcaggtggaggtgcagatggaggtggaggtgcaggtgcaggtgcaggtgcaggtggaggtggaggtggaggtggaggtggaggtggaggtgcaggtggaggtgcagatggaggtggaggtgcaggtgcaggtgcaggtgcaggtggaggtggaggtggaggtggaggtggaggtgcaggtggaggtgcaggtggaggtgcaggtgcaggtggaggtggaggtggaggtggaggtgcaggtggaggtgcaggtggaggtggaggtgcaggtggaggtgcaggtgcaggtggaggtggaggtggaggtggaggtgcaggtggaggtggaggtggaggtgcaggtgcaggtggaggtggaggtggaggtggaggtgcaggtggaggtggagatggaggtggaggtggaggtggaggtggaggtgcaggtggaggtggaggtggaggtgcaggtggaggtggaggtggaggtggaggtggaggtgcaggtggaggtgcaggtggaggtggaggtggagatggaggtggaggtgcaggtggaggtgcaggtggaggtggaggtggaggtgcaggtggaggtgcaggtgcaggtgcaggtgcaggtgcaggtggaggtggaggtggaggtggagatggaggtggagatggaggtggaggtggagatggaggtggaggtggaggtggaggtggagatggaggtggaggtggaggtggaggtggagatggaggtggaggtggaggtggaggtggaggtggaggtgcaggtggaggtggaggtggaggatgaagCCTTATTAAGCACCTTGTGTTACAGGCTGGAGAAAGTACAGCTCCAGCTCCGTCTGCTGCTCTCACTGCGCCAGGTGCTGCTGAGACGGATCCACACAATGCCTCATTTACTAAAGGCTCCAACACACAGCGGAAAATCTGCTGCTATTTCTGGTGgccctgcctgtgtgtgtctttgtgtgtgtgtgtgtgtgtgtgtgtgtgtgtgtgtgtgtgtgtgtgtgtgtgtgtgtgtgtgtgtgttgactgcaGATTGAAGAGAAGCTCGTAAAgagcaggttgtgtgttttcctcctcaaTGCTGAGAGATTTTACTTAAAGCAACATTCCACTGAAAGTCTCTGTCCCTCGAGGATCAAATACTCATGATGGGTTTGGAAAGTGTCTGTAAAAATACTATTAGGAATATTTAGGATCTATTGTCATTGAAGTTTTCAGACCAACGGCAGGtatttgaaattcaaaagaaaaatattcagTAAATCTAAGAAATAATCCATATGTGTCTGTGATCGTTTTTCATCCATTAGCATTTTCCTGAATGTATCCGGATGTGAGAGGATCTTTGTGTGTGAAGGAGTTGTGCATGTATAAATATTGTATTAGTACTATTTGTACTGCattagattgtgtgtgtgtgtgtgtgtgtgtgtgtgtgtgtgtgtgtgtgtgtgtgtgtgtgtgtgtgtacttgtcaGATGATGTGAGTGGACTTGACAGCAGTCGTCTGCTTCTTATTAGACGCAGACTCTTCTGAAGCCCATCTGCTGCAGCCTCAACCAGGGAAAACAATATCCAGCTTCCCACTGTGACCCTTGTTAAGTtacaacaaatgtgtgtgtgtgtctgtgtgtgtgtgtgtgtgtgtgtgtgtgtgtgtgtgtgtgtgtgtgtgtgtgtgtgtgtgtgtgtgtgtgtgtgtgtgctttgagtcAACATAATGCGCTGCTTTGTTCATATGACATCACCTGCtcttcatatttttctatatagTTTTCAGATCATATTCAACTTTGCAGAATCATTCTTGTCTCGTCCTCATCTGAGAAGCTGTGCAGATGTGATGAGCAGATGTTACAATGAAGGTGgagacacagataaacacaacaaCTGCAAAACGTATGAGGCTGCAGTAAGATCTGGTaaactgccacacacacacacacacagacacacacacacacacacacacacacacacacacacacaaggttgtCTTTATTTCCACATCAGTTCAACAACAGTcctgatatatttttatttttaaaaccttttccaTTTTGCTCTTCAATACTTCAATACACAATAAAAGCATATCAGCTGagtgttggtgttgatgtttcCATCATAATTCAGCTCTTGTTAAAAGCTTACAGCAAAACCCACATTTTCATATGAATTGAATGACACTTATTACTTATTTCTTTTCATGGTCATTCTATTAATAATGTATTTCTATACTTGTCCTCTGAAATAAGAAGGAACGACACAATGAACAATCAGCCACAAAGACTCTGACAAATAAATATGCAggacaaataattaaatgatgttGATTTGCAAACTGgtccatttttatattttaaatttgtgtGTATTCTGTCCAACAAAAGCTTCTATAAAAAATTCTCATTGATACAGTGAGATATTGGATGTTCGCCTGTGGGATGAAAGAACgttgcttcttttctttctttgatagAATCGACTCTCTCTCGTTCCTCACGTCTTTCTTCACCTACATTAATGCAGCGGATCACGATCAGAGCAACAATATTCAACTTTGGCTCAATGAATATTTGCATGGAAATTAGTCATTTGTCATTAATGATTTTGCATCATTAATGTTCACCAATAGGTTTCAAAGATGGATTTCCAAACTCATTTTAatgcagctgctgttttaatgtaaaaaagcTGCATCATGGAGAactcttgaaaaacaaaaatcctgttTGACGGAACCACGattatgttaaaaacaaaaaaggtgaCGTGAAAATGACTTTTCATATTTGTATGGACACTCAGTgctactttaaaaacaaagtacTTCAGACTAATTTGGATTCAGCATCAGAGGTGATAGAGCGTGAACAATGTGTTGTCACCTGCACCGACTGATCCTCGCTGCGTGAAAACCAGGCCCGATGACAAACTGCCTCCTCCGACTCTGAGAAGTGCAGCAGCTGTGTCGTGTCTCGTGAACACCGTGTTCCTGCAGCTCTCGCTGCTCCGACGCCTGGAGGCTGCAGCCTGTGATTTCCCACAAGTACCGAAGGACAGAGACTCCGGCAAGAACCCGCCTGCACACCTGAGCCGATGTAAACACTGTGTCGTGTTAATAAACCTCCTCCCGACAGACTCCGGTTTGTGGAGGTGCAGCACGGGAGAGCAGGGATGAAGTGAATGATAATGAAgtgcagagagcgagagagagagagataaatcCCCTGATACGTTTGTGGCAATGACGCACAAACATAATTAATTATCACTTTATTTGATGGGGTTTCACAACCGGCTCGCTAGAACATCTTCCACCGTTGTTTTCTGCAGTGAAAGCGCAGATTCCTGAAGAAGTCGCTCTGTGCTGCGAGGGAGCAACTCCAAGTCAACGTGTCATTGGGTCTAAAAAGGGATGTAAACGCCAAGCAAAAGGTGCAAATCTACTTATCTGCTTCACACAACTCTGCATCACAGATTCAGAAAAGTGACGCTCTTAGTACGCTGGGTTTTTCTCGGGATTCATCCTTCAGGGGGAAACTGCTGCACGCTCCTATTTTTGGAAGCAACAAATGAGGTTGTGAGAGCTGCTGCGTGTGATCGGCTGAATGTGTTAATCAGCTGGAACCTGCACCTCCGAGCTGCACGGAGCCAAACGGGCTCACCAGCTTCACGCGGAGGCACAGAGCGagacgtgacctttgacctccaggtaCCAATTATACCCTTTTGTGCCTTGACAGACGTTTACAGACAGATTCGTTGTTCCTGTTTGATCTGTGTAGAGGAGACGCACGATTATTTTAGGTCCTCTGGGAACATTTGTGCAATTTGCAGAGAGTTTTCTCtacttgcatgtgttgtgactttttgcagcacatttgcacgtgttttttcatatttgcacGTTTCTCTCGTTTTCTCTCCTGCACAGATaaacactgaagctgctgaagctCCTCATCACACATCACGACCAGCTGACTTCACAGGAAAcgtctctgcacagacgcaaaCAGAAGAGATTTTGTCACAACACTGATCgaacattttacagtaaaatctGTGAATTATATTTGTTCGTATAAAAAGATATTACACCAGATTACATCATACAGTGATGGGATTGTTCAGT
Protein-coding regions in this window:
- the LOC117773061 gene encoding basic proline-rich protein-like — its product is MRHCVDPSQQHLAQLHPPPPPPPAPPPPPPPPPPPPSPPPPPPPPPSPPPPPPPPPSPPPPPSPPPSPPPPPPPPAPAPAPAPAPPPAPPPPPPPAPPPAPPPPSPPPPPPAPPPAPPPPPPPPPPPAPPPPPPPAPPPPPPPPPPSPPPPAPPPPPPPPPAPAPPPPPPPAPPPPPPPPPAPAPPPAPPPPPAPPPAPPPPPPPPPAPAPPPAPPPAPPPPPPPPPPPAPAPAPAPPPPSAPPPAPPPPPPPPPPPPPAPAPAPAPPPPSAPPPAPPPPPAPAPPPAPPPAPPPPPPPPPPPPPPPAPAPAPAPPPPSAPPPAPPPPPAPAPAPPPPPAPAPPPPPPPPSAPPPPPPPPPPSYSSSSPPPPPPPPPPPPPPPPPPPPPPPPPSPPPPPPSPPPPSPSSPPSPPPPSQTPSPPSPPSPPPPSQTPSPPSPPSPPPPSQTPSPPSPPSPPPPSQTPSPPSPPSPPPPSQTPSPPSPPSPPPPSQTPSPPSPPSPPPPSQTPSPPSPPSPPSPPSPPPPSQTPSPPSPPSPPPPSQTPSPPSPPSPPP